Proteins encoded by one window of Ulvibacter sp. MAR_2010_11:
- the pgk gene encoding phosphoglycerate kinase: protein MKTVNDFNFKDKKALIRVDFNVPLNEDYEVTDATRIEAAKPTIIKILEDGGSCVLMSHLGRPKNKEVEFSLKHIVNNASEVFGVTVKFVNDCIGAVTQDAVSTLKPGEILLLENLRYYEEETKGDRKFAEKLSKLGDIYVNDAFGAAHRAHASTAIIAKFFPKNKCFGLLLASEIENVNKVLANSQKPVTAIIGGAKVSSKITIIENILDKINHLIIGGGMAFTFVKAKGGAIGSSLVEEDKQEMALDILKMAKKKGVQVHLPSDAVVADSFSEFANTEIDGVDSIPDGWMGLDTGPNTNIQFAEVIANSKTILWNGPVGVFEMEPFAEGTISLGNAIAEATKNGAFSLVGGGDSVAAVKKFNFTEKVSYVSTGGGAMLEMLEGKTLPGIQAILD, encoded by the coding sequence AACGAAGACTATGAAGTAACGGACGCGACACGTATTGAAGCAGCGAAACCAACGATTATAAAAATATTGGAGGACGGTGGTAGCTGTGTTTTGATGTCGCACTTGGGTAGACCAAAGAATAAAGAAGTCGAATTCTCTCTGAAACACATTGTTAACAACGCAAGTGAGGTTTTTGGAGTCACTGTGAAATTTGTGAATGATTGTATTGGCGCTGTCACCCAGGATGCGGTTTCAACACTAAAACCGGGTGAGATTTTATTGTTGGAAAACCTGCGATATTATGAGGAAGAAACAAAAGGCGATCGCAAGTTTGCCGAGAAACTGTCCAAACTGGGAGATATCTATGTAAATGATGCCTTTGGCGCGGCGCACAGAGCCCATGCTTCCACGGCTATTATTGCTAAATTTTTTCCTAAGAATAAATGCTTCGGATTGCTACTCGCTTCCGAAATTGAAAATGTAAATAAGGTTCTTGCAAATAGTCAAAAGCCCGTAACCGCAATAATTGGAGGAGCCAAGGTATCATCAAAAATTACAATTATTGAGAATATTTTAGACAAAATAAATCATTTAATAATAGGTGGCGGAATGGCGTTTACCTTTGTAAAAGCCAAAGGAGGCGCGATAGGAAGCTCGTTAGTTGAGGAAGACAAGCAAGAAATGGCACTGGATATCTTGAAAATGGCTAAGAAAAAAGGAGTGCAGGTTCACCTTCCGTCCGATGCCGTGGTGGCAGATAGTTTTTCGGAATTCGCCAATACTGAAATTGACGGAGTAGACTCTATTCCGGACGGCTGGATGGGATTGGATACAGGACCTAATACCAACATACAATTTGCAGAAGTAATTGCAAATTCAAAGACAATTCTTTGGAATGGACCGGTAGGAGTTTTTGAAATGGAGCCTTTCGCAGAAGGAACAATTTCTTTAGGAAATGCCATCGCTGAAGCTACCAAGAACGGAGCATTTTCATTAGTTGGCGGAGGAGATTCGGTGGCGGCGGTTAAAAAGTTTAATTTCACCGAAAAGGTGAGTTACGTGTCTACAGGAGGCGGTGCCATGCTGGAGATGCTTGAAGGTAAAACTTTGCCCGGAATTCAGGCAATTTTAGACTAG